In Candidatus Eisenbacteria bacterium, the following are encoded in one genomic region:
- the rpsA gene encoding 30S ribosomal protein S1: MIEERTQWGTDPEEKENQPSFAEKKTPGGARRAKPSGKPFSGDRPDEGEPHDEEKTNEMVNLYEHSLRNIQEGEIVRGRVLHIDDKEIVVDVGFKSEGAIPVTEFPDPSSIKIGDEMDVYLEKTENQDGVVVLSKQKADFAKVWDRVKEAADSGEVVEGKLLRKIKGGIVVDFFGVEAFLPGSQIGLRQIQNIDALLNQRMKFKIIKLNKRRRNIVVSRRAVLEEERAKQKTGILKELAKDQVRQGVVKNITDFGAFVDLGGIDGLLHITDMSWGRISHPSEVVAVGDKITVKVLSFDPEKERISLGLKQLAPYPWEEVDRKYPVGSKIRGKVVSVTDYGAFVELEKGIEGLIHVSEMSWTRHVKHPSKIVAVGDMIEAVVLKIDKENEKISLGLKQTEPDPWKVIDETYRPGTKLVGRVRNLTNFGAFVELEEGIDGLLHVSDMSWTRRVSHPTEIVKKGDKVEVIVLSVDKDSRRISLGLRQLTEDPWQSLVERFPADTEVRGKVTRFLEKGLIVDLGGDIEGFVPISQLGLEPIKRSSDNFALGEEIPLKVTKVDPDARRIVLSVKGYFLAREKAEWEAFRDRAPKAKKEEVPEAAAEVGAEAAAVAETPEAAEAREDKPAAEGPEKELESGGETS, from the coding sequence ATGATTGAAGAAAGAACGCAATGGGGTACGGATCCAGAAGAGAAGGAGAATCAACCGAGTTTTGCCGAGAAGAAGACGCCCGGAGGGGCGCGGAGAGCCAAGCCGTCGGGTAAACCTTTTTCGGGAGATAGGCCCGACGAGGGAGAGCCTCACGATGAAGAGAAGACGAACGAAATGGTAAATCTGTATGAGCACTCTCTCAGAAACATTCAGGAAGGAGAGATAGTAAGAGGCAGGGTGCTCCACATCGACGACAAAGAGATCGTGGTTGATGTGGGCTTCAAATCCGAAGGGGCAATACCTGTCACGGAGTTCCCTGACCCGTCATCCATCAAGATCGGCGATGAGATGGATGTCTACCTTGAGAAGACTGAGAATCAGGACGGAGTGGTTGTTCTCTCGAAACAGAAGGCGGACTTCGCCAAGGTCTGGGACCGGGTCAAAGAGGCGGCAGACAGCGGGGAGGTCGTGGAGGGAAAACTCCTCAGGAAGATAAAAGGCGGCATCGTCGTGGACTTTTTCGGGGTGGAAGCGTTTCTTCCGGGATCTCAGATCGGGCTGAGACAGATCCAGAACATCGATGCCCTCCTGAATCAAAGGATGAAGTTCAAGATAATAAAGCTCAACAAGAGGAGAAGAAACATAGTCGTGTCCCGGAGGGCGGTTCTCGAAGAGGAGAGGGCCAAACAGAAGACCGGAATCCTCAAGGAACTGGCGAAAGACCAGGTGAGGCAGGGTGTCGTAAAGAACATCACTGACTTCGGCGCCTTTGTCGACCTGGGAGGGATTGACGGCCTCCTTCACATCACGGACATGTCCTGGGGCAGGATTTCCCACCCTTCTGAGGTCGTTGCGGTCGGCGACAAGATCACAGTCAAGGTTTTGAGTTTCGATCCGGAAAAAGAGAGGATTTCGCTTGGCCTTAAACAGCTTGCTCCATACCCCTGGGAGGAAGTCGACAGGAAGTACCCGGTGGGTTCAAAGATACGGGGAAAGGTTGTCAGTGTCACAGACTACGGAGCATTCGTGGAGCTCGAGAAAGGAATCGAAGGGCTTATACATGTCTCCGAAATGTCGTGGACAAGACATGTGAAACACCCGTCAAAGATTGTCGCCGTGGGTGACATGATTGAGGCAGTTGTCCTCAAGATCGACAAGGAAAACGAAAAGATCTCGCTGGGCCTTAAACAGACTGAGCCGGATCCCTGGAAGGTGATTGACGAGACGTACCGTCCGGGTACAAAGCTCGTCGGAAGGGTAAGAAATCTCACCAACTTCGGCGCATTCGTAGAACTTGAAGAAGGAATAGACGGTCTTCTCCATGTCTCGGACATGTCATGGACGAGAAGGGTTTCCCATCCGACTGAGATTGTCAAGAAGGGCGACAAAGTCGAAGTCATAGTCCTGAGCGTGGACAAGGATTCAAGGAGAATATCGCTGGGGCTGCGCCAGCTGACCGAGGACCCGTGGCAGTCCCTGGTGGAGAGATTCCCGGCCGACACCGAGGTCAGAGGGAAGGTGACACGGTTCTTGGAGAAAGGTCTGATCGTGGACCTGGGAGGTGACATAGAAGGGTTCGTGCCGATTTCCCAGCTCGGGCTTGAGCCAATCAAGAGATCATCGGACAACTTTGCCCTGGGCGAGGAGATCCCGCTCAAGGTTACAAAAGTCGACCCTGACGCAAGGCGTATCGTCCTGAGCGTGAAGGGCTATTTCCTGGCAAGGGAGAAGGCGGAATGGGAGGCGTTCAGAGACCGGGCGCCAAAGGCAAAGAAAGAGGAGGTGCCGGAAGCGGCAGCTGAAGTAGGAGCAGAAGCAGCAGCAGTAGCAGAAACACCTGAGGCAGCAGAGGCCCGCGAAGATAAACCGGCCGCCGAGGGACCTGAAAAAGAATTGGAGAGCGGGGGGGAGACTTCTTGA
- the cmk gene encoding (d)CMP kinase, producing MRRGIIAIDGPASSGKSTTAKEVARRLGYRFFDTGAMYRALALRCLRSGADAKDGKAVEAALKEVSVRIEDTAGGNDRILLDGEDVTDEIRAPSVGNASSEIAGFLPVRRLLVKLQRNLGKDGGVVMEGRDIATVVFPDAELKVFLDASVGERARRRFLELGRNGHGPSLERVTKELSERDRRDMTRKESPLQKAPGAVTIDTTGMTFEEQVEAILREARKVIPGIS from the coding sequence TTGAGAAGGGGAATCATTGCAATAGACGGACCTGCCAGTTCCGGAAAAAGCACGACTGCAAAAGAAGTGGCGAGAAGACTGGGCTACAGGTTCTTTGACACCGGTGCGATGTACAGGGCGCTTGCTCTGAGGTGCCTCAGGAGTGGCGCTGACGCAAAGGACGGAAAGGCAGTCGAGGCCGCCCTCAAAGAAGTTTCTGTCCGAATAGAGGACACTGCCGGCGGAAATGACAGGATACTCCTTGACGGCGAGGATGTGACCGATGAGATCAGGGCGCCTTCGGTGGGAAACGCAAGTTCCGAGATTGCCGGCTTTCTTCCGGTGAGGAGGCTGCTGGTAAAGCTCCAGAGAAATCTCGGAAAGGACGGCGGCGTCGTGATGGAAGGGCGTGACATAGCGACCGTTGTTTTCCCGGATGCCGAGCTCAAAGTCTTCCTTGATGCTTCTGTTGGGGAAAGGGCAAGAAGAAGATTTCTTGAGCTCGGGAGGAACGGGCACGGTCCTTCACTTGAGCGTGTCACGAAAGAGCTTTCCGAAAGGGACCGCAGGGATATGACAAGAAAAGAGAGCCCGCTCCAGAAGGCTCCCGGCGCCGTAACAATTGACACGACTGGCATGACGTTTGAGGAGCAGGTGGAGGCAATCCTAAGGGAAGCCAGGAAGGTAATACCAGGAATATCGTGA
- a CDS encoding MiaB/RimO family radical SAM methylthiotransferase encodes MRVSVATFGCKVNQCDSEEFELLLSRQGVEVVGLEDGLDFVIVNGCAVTERANSEVRRFVGRMLREFPGARPVLAGCTARLDSQTVPGGEKTLVLRRKEDLLDCLGLAAGDRISPRQIDSHRRTRVFVKVQEGCSERCSFCVVPSVRGNSKSVEISDAVDRVAEKVREGAKEVVIVGTDLGDYGRGNLVTTNLSELLQRIWDLPGEFRVRLGSIESRHLDRELVRLFASSKKLCRHFHVPVQSGDDAVLRMMGRKCLSAEVAARIRELCGAVPDASIGTDVIVGFPGEGEESFLRTVDFLISLPFSYFHVFPFSRRPGTPAFSMKTGIPDGEMRRRASVLRSIGEGKRKSFAGKFSGQRLQVLSIGDSLTDIGLTDNYIRVKLSRKVRQNRFFNVLMEDSGGTPAAKIL; translated from the coding sequence TTGAGGGTCTCTGTCGCGACCTTCGGATGCAAGGTCAATCAGTGCGACTCCGAGGAATTCGAGCTTCTCCTCAGCAGACAAGGAGTGGAAGTAGTCGGACTTGAGGACGGGCTGGATTTCGTAATCGTTAACGGGTGCGCCGTGACAGAAAGAGCGAATTCCGAGGTAAGGAGATTTGTCGGGCGCATGCTGAGGGAGTTCCCGGGAGCAAGGCCAGTTCTTGCAGGGTGCACCGCGAGACTTGACAGTCAGACCGTACCCGGCGGCGAGAAGACACTGGTGCTTCGCAGGAAAGAAGATCTTCTGGATTGCCTGGGGCTTGCTGCGGGAGACAGGATTTCGCCGCGGCAGATAGACTCTCACCGCAGGACAAGAGTGTTTGTCAAAGTCCAGGAAGGATGCAGCGAGCGGTGCAGCTTCTGCGTCGTTCCTTCTGTGAGGGGGAATTCCAAGAGCGTCGAGATATCGGACGCGGTGGACAGGGTAGCTGAAAAAGTCCGCGAGGGCGCCAAGGAAGTCGTCATAGTCGGAACTGATCTCGGGGACTACGGGAGAGGCAACCTTGTTACAACGAATCTCTCTGAGCTGCTTCAAAGAATCTGGGATCTTCCCGGAGAATTCAGGGTGAGGCTTGGCTCAATAGAGTCGAGACATCTGGACCGGGAGCTTGTCAGGCTCTTTGCGTCTTCGAAGAAACTTTGCCGCCATTTCCATGTTCCGGTTCAGAGTGGTGATGACGCTGTTCTGCGGATGATGGGAAGAAAGTGCTTGTCCGCCGAGGTTGCCGCAAGGATCCGGGAGCTCTGCGGCGCGGTTCCCGATGCTTCGATTGGAACGGACGTCATTGTCGGATTCCCTGGTGAAGGAGAGGAGTCGTTTCTGAGGACAGTAGATTTCCTGATCAGCCTTCCGTTTTCCTATTTTCATGTATTTCCGTTTTCCCGCAGGCCGGGGACGCCGGCATTCTCAATGAAAACCGGCATACCGGACGGCGAGATGAGAAGGAGGGCTTCTGTCCTGCGCTCAATCGGCGAAGGGAAACGAAAGAGCTTCGCCGGCAAGTTCTCAGGACAACGACTCCAGGTGCTCTCAATCGGGGATTCACTGACAGACATCGGGCTCACTGACAATTACATTAGAGTGAAGCTTTCGAGGAAGGTTAGGCAGAACCGTTTTTTTAACGTCCTTATGGAGGATTCGGGAGGCACACCGGCGGCCAAGATTCTGTGA
- the scpB gene encoding SMC-Scp complex subunit ScpB, whose translation MIEEKIESAKAVLEAMFFASNRPVSKGTLRAVLSEFSETEIEGALAALREEYDSSGRGVRLIEIAGGYQVVSKEEFAAWVERLMKGTRKARLSKPALETVAVVAYRQPVTRAGIEQIRGVDVASVLATLLERGLIAVKGRAHGVGRPLLYGTTQQFLTYFRLNDLSELPRLEELEILLESRESQAEELGELGTGEAQ comes from the coding sequence ATGATTGAAGAGAAAATTGAATCGGCGAAGGCCGTCCTGGAAGCAATGTTCTTTGCCTCGAACAGGCCGGTTTCGAAGGGAACACTGCGGGCTGTTCTCTCAGAATTCTCCGAGACCGAGATCGAGGGCGCGCTGGCAGCCCTGAGAGAAGAGTATGATTCCTCCGGCCGCGGTGTCCGTCTGATCGAAATCGCAGGAGGATATCAGGTAGTCTCCAAAGAAGAGTTTGCAGCATGGGTTGAGAGGCTGATGAAAGGGACGAGAAAAGCAAGACTCTCCAAACCCGCTCTGGAGACTGTTGCAGTTGTTGCGTACAGACAGCCCGTGACAAGGGCAGGAATCGAACAAATAAGAGGCGTCGATGTAGCAAGCGTGTTAGCCACGCTTCTTGAAAGGGGCCTTATCGCCGTGAAGGGAAGAGCGCACGGCGTGGGCAGGCCGCTCCTTTATGGAACGACCCAGCAGTTCCTCACGTATTTCCGGCTGAACGACCTTTCGGAGCTGCCGAGGCTTGAGGAATTGGAAATACTGCTTGAGTCACGTGAGTCCCAGGCGGAGGAGTTGGGCGAACTTGGAACAGGTGAGGCTCAATAA
- a CDS encoding lysophospholipid acyltransferase family protein, with protein MKLHYRLSWHIVNSFFKFGLGMKVDGKEYIPPGGGLIVATNHISFWDPPLLGAASTRELYYLAKEELFRNVFFRKLIQAFNAVPIGRDRFDRKGLFAVISHLKKGRALLVFPEGGRNLSGELKPARTGIGMMAMETSSPILPAYISGSDKIKKALRRKGRVRISFGPPIRTSEFPPVGRAGYRELSAEVMKRIQALKETHEKTGIIDDTSMK; from the coding sequence GTGAAGCTCCACTATAGATTGTCGTGGCATATTGTGAACTCGTTTTTCAAATTCGGTCTAGGGATGAAGGTCGACGGAAAGGAATACATACCTCCCGGCGGCGGGCTCATCGTTGCCACGAACCACATCTCATTCTGGGACCCGCCGCTTTTGGGCGCAGCTTCGACGAGAGAGCTATACTATCTGGCAAAGGAAGAGTTGTTCAGGAATGTTTTCTTTCGAAAGCTGATACAGGCGTTTAACGCGGTTCCTATAGGCCGTGACCGCTTTGACAGAAAGGGCCTGTTTGCTGTAATCTCACATCTCAAGAAAGGGCGTGCACTTCTTGTGTTTCCTGAGGGTGGGAGGAATCTCTCCGGAGAGCTCAAACCCGCCAGAACCGGGATAGGCATGATGGCCATGGAGACCTCATCGCCTATTCTCCCCGCCTACATCTCGGGCTCGGACAAGATAAAGAAAGCGCTGAGGAGAAAAGGAAGGGTCAGAATCAGCTTCGGGCCGCCTATTCGGACATCCGAATTCCCGCCGGTCGGCAGGGCCGGGTATAGGGAGTTGAGCGCGGAGGTCATGAAGCGAATTCAAGCTCTTAAGGAAACACATGAGAAAACAGGCATAATCGACGACACATCAATGAAATGA
- the ispH gene encoding 4-hydroxy-3-methylbut-2-enyl diphosphate reductase: MKDIDVILAKNAGPCFGVKRAIAIARSALEKQNGPIYSLGPIIHNRQVVDKLAGKGLRVVDDVRSIEAGTVIVRCHGVGPEPIREAKARGLEVIDATCPFVERCHEYARQLSREGYFTVVVGDTNHPEVVATVANAGGRACVVNSPEGASACEDCEKLGIIAQTTQSRERFYSIVSVLVEKARNARVHNTICNITSLKQAATRELASSVDVMVIVGGRESANTRRLFDMSKEKNQRTYQVEGPSELEKRWFDGISAAGVMGGASTPDWILEDVVKWVRERGGE, from the coding sequence ATGAAAGACATAGATGTCATTCTTGCAAAGAATGCCGGCCCGTGCTTCGGTGTGAAGAGAGCCATCGCAATAGCCAGGAGCGCGTTGGAGAAGCAGAACGGTCCGATTTACAGCCTCGGGCCCATCATCCATAATAGGCAGGTTGTGGACAAACTTGCTGGAAAGGGTCTGAGAGTTGTTGATGACGTCCGGAGCATAGAGGCAGGAACGGTAATTGTCAGATGTCACGGCGTGGGGCCGGAGCCCATCCGGGAGGCAAAGGCAAGGGGACTTGAGGTAATTGATGCCACATGCCCTTTTGTCGAGAGATGCCATGAGTATGCGCGGCAGCTCAGCAGGGAAGGGTATTTCACGGTTGTAGTGGGTGACACGAACCATCCCGAGGTTGTGGCAACCGTTGCCAACGCCGGCGGAAGAGCTTGTGTAGTGAATTCTCCGGAAGGCGCTTCTGCATGCGAGGATTGCGAGAAGCTCGGCATCATAGCGCAGACGACGCAGTCCAGGGAAAGGTTCTACTCGATTGTATCGGTGCTTGTGGAGAAGGCGAGAAACGCGAGGGTGCACAATACGATCTGCAACATTACTTCTCTAAAGCAAGCAGCTACCCGGGAGCTCGCCTCTTCCGTAGACGTGATGGTAATTGTCGGCGGGAGAGAGAGTGCGAATACCAGACGCTTGTTTGATATGTCAAAAGAGAAGAATCAGCGGACCTATCAGGTGGAGGGTCCATCCGAATTGGAGAAGAGGTGGTTTGACGGCATCTCGGCTGCCGGAGTCATGGGCGGTGCCTCAACGCCCGACTGGATTCTTGAAGATGTGGTAAAGTGGGTACGGGAGAGGGGCGGCGAATAG
- the hisC gene encoding histidinol-phosphate transaminase codes for MAVDIWKAARPEIKELVPYSPGKPIEEVERELGISGAMKFASNENPSGPSKAVLKAITDAFNQLNRYPDGGSYYVRHAIAKKFGLDPEGIVVANGSNEIIDAVGRSFISTGEEGIIANPSFIMYRIAVQVMGGKPIFIPTKGFDHDLEAMAAAVTPKTKVIFVCNPNNPTGTTLGKDEVESFMRAIPDRIVVVFDEAYIDLVDRLDYPDHLKYLREGRLVVVTRTFSKVHALAGLRIGYGITSPEIASLLNRVRLPFNVSCLAQAAALKSLEDDKHIKKSIEMSKEGRNFLSKKFAEMNLRVIPSETNFVLVDLGVDGVAVTRELEKLGLIVRSMVSFGMSKEFVRITTGTMSENRKLVEGMKKVLSGMASRRAG; via the coding sequence GTGGCAGTGGACATTTGGAAGGCAGCTCGTCCTGAGATTAAAGAACTTGTGCCCTACTCGCCGGGGAAACCTATCGAGGAAGTGGAGAGAGAACTCGGTATCAGCGGGGCCATGAAGTTTGCATCCAATGAGAACCCCTCCGGCCCTTCGAAAGCCGTTCTTAAGGCCATAACGGATGCCTTCAACCAGCTCAACAGGTATCCGGACGGAGGGTCTTATTATGTACGGCATGCCATTGCAAAGAAATTCGGCCTTGACCCGGAGGGGATAGTCGTCGCCAACGGGTCGAACGAGATAATCGATGCCGTCGGAAGGAGCTTCATTTCGACGGGCGAAGAAGGCATCATTGCAAACCCTTCCTTTATCATGTACAGAATTGCGGTACAGGTGATGGGAGGTAAGCCGATTTTCATTCCCACCAAGGGGTTTGATCACGACCTTGAGGCAATGGCAGCCGCGGTGACGCCGAAAACCAAAGTGATCTTTGTCTGCAATCCGAACAATCCCACGGGTACCACGCTTGGAAAAGATGAAGTCGAATCTTTCATGCGAGCGATCCCGGACAGGATTGTCGTGGTCTTCGACGAGGCATACATAGACCTTGTTGATAGACTAGACTACCCGGACCATCTGAAATACCTGAGGGAAGGCCGGCTCGTCGTCGTCACGAGGACTTTTTCGAAAGTGCACGCACTGGCGGGTCTCAGGATCGGATACGGCATAACAAGCCCTGAGATTGCCTCGCTTCTGAATAGAGTAAGACTCCCCTTCAATGTGAGCTGCCTCGCCCAGGCCGCAGCCCTGAAATCCCTTGAGGATGACAAGCATATCAAGAAGAGTATCGAGATGAGCAAGGAAGGCAGGAACTTCCTCAGTAAGAAGTTCGCTGAGATGAACCTCCGGGTTATCCCGTCAGAAACCAACTTCGTTCTCGTTGATCTTGGCGTGGACGGTGTGGCCGTCACCCGTGAGCTTGAGAAGCTGGGACTGATAGTGAGGAGCATGGTCTCTTTCGGGATGTCGAAGGAATTTGTCAGAATAACGACCGGCACGATGTCCGAGAACCGGAAGCTCGTTGAGGGAATGAAGAAGGTGCTCTCCGGGATGGCTTCAAGAAGGGCCGGATAG
- a CDS encoding pseudouridine synthase — protein sequence MRLNKFLSQANVGSRRKCDELVGRGFVEINGKVVRDPWVRVHPGEDTVSFLGQNLTRTHSFTYILLNKPSGYIVSSFDPRGRKTVMDLIGSVKERVFPVGRLDYMTEGLLILTNDGEMSLRLTHPRFGIEKCYHVTVSGRVTREKLGSLITPVEFPDGKRSNVVRAKLVSETKDESKIELVLKEGWKHEVRRICEANGLKVLSLRRVSFGPLTLGNLMTGAFRFLTSREVHSLEKAAGITRKN from the coding sequence GTGAGGCTCAATAAATTCCTCTCTCAAGCCAACGTTGGTTCCAGAAGAAAATGCGATGAATTGGTTGGGAGAGGTTTTGTAGAGATAAATGGAAAGGTTGTCCGTGACCCCTGGGTGAGGGTTCATCCCGGCGAAGATACAGTGTCATTCCTGGGACAGAATCTCACCAGGACGCACTCATTCACCTACATCCTTCTCAATAAGCCTTCCGGGTATATCGTAAGTTCCTTCGATCCGAGGGGCAGGAAAACTGTGATGGACCTAATCGGCAGTGTGAAGGAGCGGGTGTTTCCTGTGGGCAGGCTGGACTACATGACCGAAGGTCTTCTCATTCTTACAAACGATGGCGAAATGTCGTTGCGGCTTACGCATCCCAGGTTCGGCATAGAGAAATGCTATCACGTGACTGTTTCGGGAAGAGTGACGAGAGAGAAACTTGGTTCATTGATTACACCGGTCGAGTTCCCGGACGGGAAAAGGTCCAATGTCGTCCGGGCAAAGCTTGTCTCAGAAACGAAGGACGAATCGAAAATCGAGCTTGTTCTCAAAGAGGGTTGGAAGCACGAAGTGAGAAGAATATGCGAGGCCAACGGTCTCAAGGTGCTCTCGCTGAGAAGAGTATCATTTGGTCCGTTGACACTCGGAAATCTCATGACTGGAGCGTTCAGATTCCTGACGTCCCGTGAGGTTCATTCTCTCGAGAAAGCAGCCGGGATCACGAGAAAGAACTGA